From Helicoverpa armigera isolate CAAS_96S chromosome 29, ASM3070526v1, whole genome shotgun sequence, the proteins below share one genomic window:
- the LOC126056842 gene encoding claspin-like, producing MIDQLESPPLTNLKCHYEVPIVKYIYPLDRITMDFRTFSIEIRTVSRYESERIASAPVSKQMSLKTPSDQVYTVQENQDGSSLTVSGPKVKKSTLREIIYYHIIERPFGNAEDSNNEAGQPEDDPKLDVRGKHSENDPSEIVTEMTPEEAAENDTQNSVNFPGEQSRRKRDVSRKVQKESREGSYKPRRSFTNGQGYQFLPSDEDYDSPEESNEPRRNFTNGQGYQFLPPDEDEDNDSKYPDNYDGVKTRRKRDVSEKAKRHPSRGPRVSRPKLDKLPRYIEKLLSSAEKTVTEKPVIVENRTAINSYKDKADGNVSSDAKKDIKTYGVDLNGKGGSVWNNLNDPPVYFHVGYGDSNEDSASGSTSNEDSASISTDISSGSIQVDFNSDSSESAAQSGGESGSDENSGSYLVNSEEVPDASNSDESNESGDGESGINSGDSGDISSSVSDIDSGVLYSESIEDNGGSNEDISTGDLFVKPIRGSDESKIGSDESGRVSDESGSGSYESGSAENDGDNLIIGEVTKEPPTDIVKKFDQILTDLHNIFVKGNASIDIPQKEDIKTIDVNSVINSIFGEPKNKTEILRPGIEVKDKDPKNPNMVNVLEGLFTNIIKNNIVINNPPADLANKLEDINAEKDKTDKPKGTTEKPKIEQHKPAITESHKEKETEKPKHEEIKHTTEKPKEIKAERPITKKPEDVSSIEKPIEMIPDDIAPKKDEFDDENPIESKPKNEKDDKEHKNEKIHEENERPKNNKDEKVNKNEKNQKESERPEYKKPNEKHYSIEEVDKPKTTTKKPILKEKDIEKPLEDKTDKPEDDTKVPVEKPKEEKCPVQNNKDNKEAENNTKLDYMMDLINNEKFWAFMGDLGSKYIASLSERTTKFIKEEIAAQVKKYFDEHKPVTEKTPTLNTKKDTEINKPEHLKNVHEGNEDKKPIEDKIVEPKHNEVDTQLEKSRKDAPKNTTSVHVKAKTVYGNTVGNDKVTNVYIFYANKNMDDIMNNIKNLVNGNNSTNIFTFGVNKPAHDIHKNIVDKKPHENEIHKPTEPPKVTHKEPSIDIEEPDNHKIEHGKRPHPGINIDKDKDTAEEKPHNEKHKPTESPNVSSEVTEPTNDSEEPVETKTEPDIFDDLAKKHRPRPGKRPHNHEKHKTTKSPIEIVTEPNVVPEKHRPRPNKRPHNHDKHKPTELPKVTETVTEPAINNEVPEENKTEPSVNVDLPEENKEPSINTEEPIENETEPSISVTESSTETTTQVHEETIPSVEEPVTDANNNKDNSILDITTEHTSNENDNGLVITTESDRVTPNELPNDITENATDITPTFEDITESTDVVTEAGDKITADSNLDIEKDKEVTEQPTTVNEEVPVTEPNPATEVTPEIALDSSEGKAPLQENSSENKEPKVPDASVEKTGNSGEKDITKDEPKKDSSEKKEISKEKDSSTEKSGENKDTNAENQPILPENNVSAEKKDSSVEKPADNEVSTGKDALVEDKKPLTENVDKPTEEKVTSSELPAENKGDSGEKKDSSTEKKEPLDENKDKPNEEKATSVEIPAVNKEVSNEVKPTSTEDANDADKKKDVSAENKDTTEKNTTTVEEPVKKDESVEKKDISTEKPDTPEEKKDTSAEIKNGSQEKNASAEKKVDSAENKIDSAEKKENSSENKEASSEKKDNPVDNASVEKKVDSDEKKVDSGEKKVDSSEKKDISTEKKDDAVSKDASTEKKDDSTEKKNASEEIKAGSAEKKDASAEKNGSNEKKDTVDLDNPTDSKNSKTESKDASTENKGKDDSIKNDNIDKSTEKDANIDSKEATVDSKNVSAENAEGTTEKPDSDVTTDAAVEKNDA from the exons atgattGATCAATTAGAAAGTCCGCCATTGACGAATTTGAAGTGCCACTATGAAGTACCTATTG TTAAGTATATCTATCCTTTGGATAGGATTACAATGGACTTCAGGACATTCTCTATCGAAATTAGAA CGGtgtcgcgctatgagagtgaaagaatagcgagtgcacctgtgtccaagcaaatgagc CTGAAAACCCCATCCGACCAGGTGTACACGGTACAAGAGAACCAAGATGGTAGCTCTTTAACGGTTTCTGGTCCTAAAGTAAAGAAATCGACTCTAAGAGAAATCATCTACTATCATATTATAGAAAGACCTTTTGGTAACGCTGAGGATTCGAACAATGAG GCTGGCCAGCCAGAGGATGATCCTAAGCTGGATGTAAGGGGCAAGCATTCTGAAAAT GATCCTTCAGAAATCGTGACTGAAATGACACCTGAGGAAGCTGCGGAAAAC GACACACAGAATTCTGTCAATTTTCCCGGAGAGCAAAGCAGACGGAAACGAGATGTCTCAAGAAAAGTTCAG aAAGAATCTCGAGAGGGCTCGTATAAGCCTCGGCGTAGCTTCACAAATGGACAAGGATATCAATTTCTGCCGTCCGATGAAGATTAT gaTTCTCCAGAGGAATCGAACGAACCGCGACGTAACTTCACCAATGGACAAGGATATCAATTTCTGCCGCCCGATGAAGATGAAGATAAT gaCTCAAAATACCCTGACAACTATGACGGAGTGAAAACCAGACGGAAACGAGATGTCTCGGAAAAAGCCAAG CGACATCCCTCAAGAGGTCCTAGAGTATCTCGTCCCAAACTTGACAAGCTACCGAGATATATTGAGAAGCTGTTGTCATCAGCAGAGAAAACTGTCACTGAAAAACCTGTTAtt gtCGAGAACAGAACTGCAATCAATTCATATAAGGACAAAGCTGATGGCAATGTGTCATCGGATGCAAAGAAAGATATCAAAACATATGGAGTTGACCTAAATGGCAAAGGAGGATCCGTTTGGAAT AACCTAAACGACCCTCCCGTGTATTTCCATGTCGGTTATGGAGACAGCAATGAGGATAGTGCG TCCGGCAGCACCAGCAATGAAGACTCAGCCTCCATCAGCACGGACATCAGCTCAGGCTCAATCCAAGTGGATTTCAATTCAGATTCCAGTGAATCAGCCGCTCAGTCAGGTGGTGAATCAGGCAGCGATGAGAACTCTGGAAGCTACCTCGTCAATTCCGAAGAAGTTCCTGATGCCAGCAACTCTGATGAGAGCAATGAATCTGGTGATGGTGAAAGTGGTATAAATTCTGGGGATAGTGGTGATATCAGCAGCTCTGTTAGTGATATTGATTCTGGTGTTTTGTACAGCGAATCTATTGAAGATAATGGCGGTTCGAATGAAGATATTAGTACAGGAGATCTGTTTGTTAAACCTATTAGAGGATCAGACGAGAGTAAGATCGGTTCGGACGAAAGTGGTCGTGTTTCTGATGAGAGTGGTAGTGGGTCTTATGAAAGTGGTTCAGCAGAGAATGATGGGGACAATCTAATTATTGGTGAAGTTACTAAAGAACCACCTACAGATATAGTTAAGAAATTCGATCAGATACTCACAGATTTACACAACATTTTTGTGAAAGGGAATGCTTCTATAGATATTCCTCAAAAGGAAGATATTAAAACTATTGATGTAAATAGTGTAATAAATAGCATATTTGGTGAACCCAAGAACAAAACTGAAATTCTTCGACCAGGCATTGAAGTTAAAGACAAGGATCCAAAGAATCCTAATATGGTAAATGTATTGGAAGGATTATTCACGAACATAATCaagaataatattgttattaacaaTCCGCCTGCTGATTTAGCAAACAAACTAGAAGATATTAACGCTGAAAAGGATAAAACAGATAAACCTAAAGGTACTACAGAAAAACCTAAGATCGAACAACATAAGCCAGCTATAACAGAATCTCACAAAGAAAAAGAGACTGAAAAACCGAAACACgaagaaataaaacatacaacaGAAAAACCGAAAGAAATTAAAGCAGAAAGGCCAATTACAAAGAAACCAGAAGACGTAAGTTCAATAGAAAAACCTATTGAAATGATACCCGATGATATTGCTCCTAAAAAAGATGAATTCGATGATGAAAATCCTATAGAATCAAAACCTAAAAATGAAAAGGATgacaaagaacataaaaatgaGAAAATACATGAAGAAAATGAACGCCCTAAAAATAACAAggatgaaaaagtaaataaaaatgagaaaaatcAAAAAGAAAGTGAACGTCCTGAATACAAAAAACCTAATGAAAAACACTACAGTATAGAAGAGGTTGATAAACCTAAAACTACGACGAAGAAGCCTATTCTTAAGGAGAAAGATATTGAAAAACCATTGGAAGATAAAACTGATAAACCGGAAGATGATACTAAAGTTCCCGTTGAGAAGCCTAAAGAGGAAAAGTGTCCTGTCCAAAATAACAAG gaCAATAAAGAAGCTGAAAACAATACTAAACTGGATTACATGATGGATCTGATAAACAAT gaaAAATTCTGGGCTTTCATGGGCGACTTGGGATCCAAATATATTGCATCTCTATCGGAG CGCACAACTAAGTTCATCAAAGAAGAAATAGCAGCTCAAGTTAAGAAATATTTCGATGAACATAAGCCAGTCACTGAGAAAACTCcaacattaaatactaaaaaggACACAGAAATCAACAAACCTGAACACCTTAAAAATGTACATGAAGGCAATGAAGATAAGAAACCAATTGAAGACAAAATTGTAGAACCAAAACATAACGAAGTAGATACACAATTAGAAAAGTCTAGAAaagatgcacctaagaatactACGTCCGTTCACGTTAAAGCTAAAACAGTATATGGCAATACTGTTGGCAATGATAAAGTAACTAATGTCTATATTTTCTATGCTAACAAAAACATGGATGATATAatgaataacattaaaaatcttGTAAATGGAAATAATAGTACTAACATATTTACTTTTGGCGTTAACAAGCCTGCTCAtgatattcacaaaaatattgtcgATAAAAAGCCACATGAAAATGAAATACACAAACCAACAGAACCACCGAAAGTTACTCACAAAGAACCAAGTATAGATATTGAAGAACCGGACAATCATAAAATTGAACATGGTAAGAGACCACACCCTGGTATAAACAtcgataaagataaagataccGCTGAAGAAAAACCACACAATGAAAAACATAAGCCTACAGAATCACCAAATGTTAGCTCCGAAGTAACTGAACCAACTAACGATAGTGAAGAACCAGTGGAGACTAAAACAGAGCCTGATATTTTTGATGATTTAGCAAAGAAACATAGACCCAGACCTGGGAAAAGACCTCATAATCATGAGAAACATAAAACTACGAAATCACCAATAGAAATTGTAACTGAACCAAATGTTGTTCCTGAAAAACATAGGCCTAGGCCTAACAAAAGGCCACATAACCATGATAAACATAAGCCAACAGAATTACCTAAAGTCACTGAAACAGTCACTGAACCTgctataaataatgaagttcctgaagaaaataaaactgaaccGAGTGTTAATGTAGATTTACCAGAAGAAAATAAAGAACCGAGTATAAATACTGAAGAACCGATTGAAAATGAAACTGAGCCGAGTATTTCAGTGACTGAAAGTTCCACTGAAACCACTACACAAGTACATGAAGAAACTATTCCATCCGTTGAAGAGCCTGTAACAGATgcgaataataataaagataacTCGATATTAGATATCACTACAGAACACACTTCAAATGAAAATGATAATGGTCTAGTAATTACTACAGAATCAGATCGAGTTACACCAAATGAACTACCCAACGATATTACGGAAAACGCTACAGATATTACTCCCACATTTGAAGATATAACAGAGTCTACTGATGTAGTAACTGAGGCTGGAGATAAAATTACAGCGGATTCTAACTTAGATATAGAAAAAGATAAAGAAGTTACTGAACAACCTACCACAGTCAATGAGGAAGTACCAGTAACAGAACCTAATCCAGCCACTGAGGTAACACCAGAAATAGCTTTAGATTCTTCTGAAGGCAAAGCTCCACTGCAAGAAAATTCTTCGGAAAATAAAGAGCCTAAAGTACCAGACGCGTCAGTTGAGAAAACTGGAAATTCCGGAGAAAAGGACATAACAAAAGATGAACCAAAGAAAGACTCTTCCGAGAAAAAAGagatttcaaaagaaaaagatTCTTCCACAGAAAAATCTGGGGAAAACAAGGATACTAACGCTGAAAACCAACCTATATTGCCTGAAAATAACGTTTCGGCTGAGAAAAAAGACTCATCGGTAGAGAAACCCGCTGATAACGAAGTTTCCACTGGCAAGGATGCCTTAGTTGAAGATAAGAAACCACTGACTGAAAACGTAGATAAACCTACTGAAGAAAAAGTTACATCAAGCGAATTACCTGCTGAGAACAAAGGCGATTCAGGTGAGAAAAAAGATTCATCTACAGAGAAAAAAGAACCACTGGATGAAAACAAAGATAAACCTAATGAAGAAAAAGCCACATCTGTAGAAATACCAGCTGTAAATAAAGAGGTTTCCAATGAAGTAAAACCTACATCAACAGAGGATGCAAACGATGCTGATAAGAAGAAAGATGTTTCCGCAGAAAACAAAGATACAACTGAGAAAAATACCACAACTGTTGAAGAACCTGTAAAGAAAGATGAATCGGTTGAGAAAAAAGATATCTCTACTGAAAAGCCAGACACCCCTGAGGAGAAAAAAGATACATCTGCTGAGATAAAGAATGGTTCTCAGGAGAAAAATGCCTCCGCCGAGAAGAAAGTTGACTCTGccgaaaacaaaattgattcagcagagaaaaaagaaaattcttcgGAAAACAAAGAAGCTTCATCTGAAAAAAAAGATAACCCTGTAGATAACGCATCAGTGGAGAAGAAAGTAGACTCTGATGAGAAGAAAGTGGATTCTGGTGAGAAGAAAGTAGACTCTAGCGAGAAGAAAGATATATCTACTGAAAAGAAAGATGATGCTGTAAGCAAAGACGCTTCTACTGAGAAAAAAGATGATTCAACAGAGAAGAAGAATGCGTCTGAAGAGATAAAAGCGGGCTCTGCGGAGAAGAAAGATGCTTCTGCTGAAAAGAATGGCTCTAATGAGAAAAAAGATACAGTTGACTTAGATAACCCAACTGACAGTAAAAACAGCAAAACTGAAAGCAAGGATGCTTCTACAGAAAATAAAGGTAAAGATGATTCCATAAAGAATGACAATATAGACAAATCTACTGAGAAAGATGCAAATATAGACAGTAAGGAAGCTACTGTTGACAGTAAAAATGTTTCAGCTGAAAACGCAGAAGGTACTACTGAAAAACCCGATTCTGATGTAACTACTGATGCGGCTGTTGAGAAAAATGATGCTTAG